aatgtattggccTTATGATTAACACAGAGATTATTCATTAAGGTTTCAAAATAATTCTAAATGgcataaaatccaaaatggaaGACTTTATGTTCTGTAGACAATTTTATTTATCATGATTAGAGAGACCACAAATTATCAGGGCTGTACATCAAACAGCACAACTGAGGCACAAGTAAAAAATTACATAGTTATTAAAGGACCGCCTGTAGACCAATCAGTACCATTATTTCTGGACAAATACCAAATGGTTTATAGATATGGTAACTTATtaccatatacattttaagtgaTTTCAGCATTGTaatgaataataaaagaaaataacaatacCAAGGAAAATAATAGATTGCTACAGTATAGAGCTAATCAAATCTGTCCTtccaagccagttccactccatttttaaattgcaaccctctaatcagggacttattcagactTGAGGCACCAGGTGGGTCCTATTAACAATgatgtagaacagaaaaccagcagtcTCCGGCTCTTGTAGGGTAGGGACTTGATGATCCGGGCAGTATAGTGGTTTTCACCTCTACCGATAGCAGTGAGATCTCATTTCCAGGAAATCTCACTTTAAGGGTCACAGTCAGTGGACTGGACATTTCCGCTGAACTTGCATAGACATTAGAATCTCgtgaataaacattttcatgaaaatACATTATGTTAAATAATGTATGCTTTGTTACATATTATATTTCAAACAGAACGTACGGCCTTCCTGCCCGGTTCAAGTCGTCTGTGTGTTCCAAAAGCCCGTAATGCTTTCAGTAAACTGTTTTAAATTGTTGGCTTTGAACTAGGGGTTTTTGGgatgttaatacatttatttggtctAACTAATATTTCTGATGTAAAGAAAATTTTTGGGAAACAAGGTCTATAAAATAGCCAAGGAATGTCTGAAAATCGGTCTAGTGTATATGAAAGGCAAGATCTAAATTTAATTCCCAAGCTTCTTCTCAAACCCATTGAAAGTGGAATCTTGGAGCCCTTTGACCTCATCCTTCAAGTGGGTTttaagaaagagagaaaggagagagaaaagatgaTCAGAGGAGTAAGACACTGACATTTTCAGTGTTGGCTTCTTTCACTAATTAACCGCAGCATACTTTGTGAACTTGAGTGCTGCCAGCTGTGGACATGTTTAAGGACATTATCTGTGACACACATTATCAGTGTCATCATATTTCTTTCCTATTTACACTTGGTACTTCATTTTAACACTGTAATAGATGTTTGTTAGGCATTATGTTGCTAATGTTCTCCGCGGTGGATGGCTCTATGATATCCATCTTCTAACCCCCCATCCGGTCCTCAGCGTGTGTACTACATTTCCCTGGAGTTCTACATGGGACGCACACTGCAGAACACCATGGTCAACTTGGCACTGGAGAACGCCTGTGATGAGGCCATTTACCAGGTGAGGGCTGCTCATGGCCATGTGTTATGAGAATGGACCTTATGTTAATGGGGCTCAACATGGGCAGTCGGACTGCACCCCGTGTCACAAACAAATCCTGTTCAACTCTGGTTTTCCTGGATGCATTGGCTGCTGTTTGACCCGGGCACCTGTTTCCACAGCTAGGTCTGGACATGGAGGAGTTGGAGGACATGGAGGAAGACGCCGGCCTGGGAAACGGGGGTCTCGGCCGTCTTGCCGGTAAGCTGCACCACGTCTCCCTAGTCTGACCATTTTGTGCCTTAGACTGTTGTGTGAGTTGTATTAGATGTTCTAGAAATGATGTTAGGCTAGTTTGGCCCGTGGAGCCCCGGTCTAGCCTAACCCCTTCCTGGTCCTCAGCATGCTTCCTGGACTCCATGGCCTCTCTGGGTCTGGCTGCCTACGGCTACGGCATCCGATATGAGTTTGGCATTTTCAACCAGAAGATCGTCAACGGCTGGCAGGTGACACATACtcctgtgttgttgtttgtttcggGGTCGGGGCTTTCAATTTTTACAGCCAATGTACGGTGTAAGAACTTTGCTGAAAGCGCAAGCCAGATTGTTATATAACCGAATGATTGACAGGTTGAAGAAGCTGATGATTGGCTGCGTTATGGCAACCCATGGGAGAAGGCCCGTCCTGAGTACATGCGTCCTGTCAAGTTCTATGGCAGAACGGAACACTCCCCAAGCGGAGTGAAGTGGGTCGACGCTCAGGTGAATAAAATGCATGTTGGGGTGGGATTGCAGAAGCATTGGGGTGACCAGTGGGCCatcaataaatgaataaacatgCATTCTTTAAAGTCAGTGGGTGTAAATGTATTGACAGGTAGTGCTGGCTCTGCCATACGACACCCCTATCCCTGGCTACAGAAACAACATTGTCAACACCATGAGGCTGTGGTCGGCGAAGGCGCCGTGCGACTTCAACCTGAAGGACTGTAAGTGCCTGACTGAGTCCTTGGCGGCAGAGCGGGAATGAATGATTGGTTGTTTGTTCTCCCTGATTTGAAACAACCCACAATCTCCTACGCCTGTTTTGTCAGATCTGCAAATGGCTAGCATTACTGATACAGCGTGACATAATTGGCTGTTGAAGGGTGTGTTTCTTCTTGTCTCAACAGTCAATGTCGGTGGCTATATTCAGGCAGTGTTGGACAGAAACTTGTGTGAGAACATTTCCCGTGTGCTGTACCCCAATGACAACGTAAGAATATATAAGATGTTGTGCATTAGATAGTATGTGTTGAATGTACTGAATTACTCTCCAGTTTCCAGGGTTCAGTGTTGATTTTGACAATAAACTCTATAGATATTTGAATAAGAAATGGCCCTCTATTCTCTGTAATTATTCACTTAAAAGAAATGACTGGCATTGACTGTAATTGTTTTGGGAAGCATTGAAAAGCTCTCTCAGATGTGCAGGTCTTAGTGGGTTCACCTCCTGATGTCTCCCCAGTTCTTCGAGGGCAAGGAGCTGCGTCTGAAGCAGGAGTACTTTGTGGTTGCCGCCACCCTGCAGGACATCATCCGTCGTTTCAAGGTCTCCAAGTTTGGGTCCAGGGAGATCGCCCGTACAGACTTCAATGAACTGCCCAACAAAGTGAGATTCACCTTTTGGCGATTTGTGAATATGTGTCACTGTCTTGAAGTACAAGTTGTGGATTTTGGAGATTATGACAATTATTATTCTTCATGTCAGATTAACTAGTGGATACGCTTTACATGTGTCTCTGCTCTGTATTCAGTAAGTTAGAGGTGTAAGAAAATATCTAGCATGCTATTCTCATTGACTTGGTTGTTGTTGGAACGATAGTTAGCAATTTTCAAATGCAAGACATGCAAAAAGTGAAAAAGGGGCTTGTTTAAACAATAGCTGATGTTTCAATGTCTCAATCTGATGTTGTGGTTTTCTATTCATCCTTGTGCCTCTCTATTCATACCGGTAGTACGGTACCCTCGAATGTTATAAATTATCCTGTCCGCTGTGATTATTCTGACCAACAGAACTTGAATAGAATAATCATGTAGGGAATTTCTGTCCCCTCCAGGTTGCCATCCAGCTGAATGACACTCATCCTGCCATGGCGATCCCTGAGCTGATGAGGGTTCTGGTGGATGAGGAGAAACTAGATTGGGATGTTGTGAGTGGaggagatgactgtcaatcatGACAGCTGAATGGGTTTTACAGCGATACACTACACTGGTTGTGATGTGGAAAACCAGCTGGACTGAATCATTTTCTTTGGCATTGCCCTGGGCAGTGCTGTAACACCACATCCGCTATTTTTCCAGGCCAAAATGCAGTGGTACCTCAACAATTGTACCAGCAGGGGGCAACAAAGACCAGCTTAGTTGAAAGAGTTGCTTGGGCACACTGCAAATAAATAACTCTAATGGACTAGCATTCATTTACAGTACGAACCCGGAAACCTTGAGGTAAATTAACACTATTGCCTCTgtacctgtgtgtctgtgtctgtgtgtgtcaggcctGGAACATTTGTACACGCACCTGCGCCTACACCAACCACACCGTCCTACCTGAGGCACTGGAGCGCTGGCCCATTGACCTGTTCCATCACCTGCTGCCCCGTCACCTTGAGATCATATTCGAGATCAACCGTCGTTTCCTGGAGGTATGCAGACAGGGCAACGGGGACACACGATGCCTCTCAGGAAGTGTTATAACAGTGTTCCACACGCTTGCATAACAGCGGCTTTTGTACAACATGCCGTTACAGGATAACTTTATTAAACGTCCTGTCTCTGCAGTTCGTGGCCTCTAAATACCCCGGCGACAGCGACCGTCTGGCGCGCATGTCTCTGATCGAGGAGGGCCCCTGTAAGAAAGTCAACATGGCTCATCTGTGCATCGTGGGTTCCCATGCAGTCAATGGTGTGGCCCGGATCCACTCCGAGATCCTCATCGCCACTCTGTACGTGTGGTACCAGAACACAGGAAACACTGCGttacattttagacatttattAAACACATTAGCAAGACATGTGGTGATAAAATATATGTGCCTGAATGCACTTAAATGCTAATTatagatatataaatataagCCATTTAATTGTACACACTTACATATACtgtaaaaactaaaatgcatCTTGATTTTACCACATTGGCCACTCtaatatatgtaatatatttatttatttatgaaatatattcACACAAATTGTTTGAATACATCTCcgttttatagaaatgtactaTTTCTATTTTTGCGTATGGAGattctcttatccagagcgacttgtAGTTCATTCCTGTAATTATGAGTGAACACAGACAATCTCATCAAACAGTCATAGTAACACAGTTATTCTCATAGATACAgtatttaacacatttaaataattatttaaatcacACAAATGTGAGCGATATGTGTCGGGTGTAATTACGAAGCTTAGTATAGTGATATGTTTTCAGTGGATTCGCTTGGAGAGCTGATGTGAACTTATTTGATTGCTGATGTGTTGCTGTATGTTCTTTGTGCAGGTTCAAGGATTTCTATGAGTTGGAGCCACACAAGTTCCAGAACAAGACCAACGGTATCACCCCACGTCGCTGGCTAGTAATGTGCAACCCTGGCTTGGCTGAGGTCATCGCAGAGGTAGCAGGACTGTTCaaaataatttagaaaatacatCAAACTGTAGCCAGATGAACCTTATTTGTCTTTTAGTGATTTTGGCCATATATTGATGtcatttcttaaaaaaataaaaatctgttctTGATGTGGTAACCAGTAAACTAACTCTTACACACAAATATTTCTCCTGTCATCTTGTTCATCAGAGAATCGGAGAGGACTTTGTCCGTGACCTTGACCAGCTGAAGAAACTGTTGAAGTTCATAAATGATGATGCCTTCATCCGTGACATCGCCAAAATCAAGCAGGTGAATGGCACTAAGTCACAGACTCTGGTTGTAAATTAAGAGACTGGAGGAATATTGTCATCTGCCCTAACTCACTTGCGTCATACGTGTCTCTAATCTAGGAGAACAAGCTGAAATTTGCTGTACATCTGGAAGAGCACTACAAGGTCAAGATCAACCCCCAATCCATGTTTGACTTCCAAGTCAAGAGAATCCACGAGTACAAGAGACAGCTGCTCAACTGTCTACACATGATCACCTATTACAACCGTTAGTACTTCTGTCACTGCCTTGTCCTTTCCcttactctgtctgtctttctctctctttccccttactctatctgtctttccctctctttccccttactctgtctgtctttttctttttttcccttactctgtctgtctttctctctctttccccttactctgtctgtctttctctttttttcccttactctgtctgtctttctctctctttccccttactctgtctgtctttctctttttcccttactctgtctgtctttctctctcccctttatctgtctttctcttttttcccttactttgtctgtctttctctctttccccttactctgtctgtctttctctctttccccttactctgtctgtctttctctctttttcccttactcactctctctctcttttccctcactCCTGGACTCCCTTTACCTTTACACACTTCAGTAGATACTTCATTGACATGAATGGATGGTTGCCAGTACTgccaaagaaaatgtttcagcAGGAAtagtgaatatacagtatctatgaAAAAAGGACAAACAATATGCAAGGGAAATTATAAACAACAAAGAGCACAAATTGTCATCAAATCAACAATGCCATCTactgggctctctctctctctctcttccattaATCATATACATTTATTGGTATGACATAACAATTTACATAAAGCCAGAAGTGTTGTATGTAGTACTACTAATTTAACTTGCAATAGAACAACATCTCTCATTGATCCTCAATCTTTATttattctttctgtctctatcgtTTTCCCTGCTGTCTCTTTCCATTTTTCCCTTACTGTCTGTCCCTTCTTTTCTCCTTCTCGCTATCCCtaactctcttcctctctcgctctgtttgcttctacctctctctgtaCTCACGCAACACACCGGTTTTTAGGTATCAAGAAAGAGCCCAACAAGCACTGGACCCCAAGAACCATTATGGTTGGAGGAAAGGTACGTTTCCCCTCAGAGTATCAGCATTTAAATATCCACCGAAACCTCACCTGTGCCACTCACTGCTCTTACCCAACACTGCCTCCCCcgcttctctctcctcttaccCAACACTGTCTCCCCCGCCTCTCTCCTCTTACCCAACACTGTCTCCCCCGCCTCTCTCCTCTTACCCAACACTgtctcccccacctctctcctcttacCCAACACTGCCTCCCCCGCCTCTCTCCTCTTACCCAACACTGCCTCCCCCGCCTCTCTCCTCTTACCCAACACTGTCTCCCCCGCCTCTCTCCTCTTACCCAACACTGCCTCCCCCGCCTCTCTCCTCTTACCCAAAactgcctccccctcctctctcctcttaccCAACACtgccccccctcctctctcctcatacccaACACTGCCTCTCTCCTAGGCTGCTCCAGGGTACCACACAGCCAAGATGATCATCCGTCTCATCACAGCGATCGGTGAGGTGGTCAACAACGACCCCGTCATTGGCGATCGTCTCAAAGTCCTTTTCCTGGAGAACTACAGAGTCACTCTGGCTGAGAAAGGTGACCGACTTACCCTGTTGGTGTCTGTTGCCACTTCTGACTCAACCTGAGGTAGACAGGGGTTAGGAACTCCACATAGTGGTGTTGATgagaagaaataacaaaatgtcagGAGGTTCTCTTTTTCATTGTTTAGTCCAGTGAATATGGTGGAGTAAAGATGGAGTGTTCGCTTGAttacgtaaaaaaaaaagctgaagtTGCGTCACACTCTCTATTTCCATTTCTCCTGAAAACTGGAACTTCAACCTTGCAGAGGGTGGACTCAATCTACTGTGTTAGGCCAAAGAAACAGCTGAGCTGTGTTAACGCCTGAGAGGAGTTTTGATATCGATTTTCAGGTGAAAAGGAAGCTAGGTTTCTAGGTGGTTCATTTCAATTATGCAGTATCATTTGGACCctatagatatatatttttttaaatgtttcgtATACATACTATCAAAAAATCATATTAGTGAAACTCAAGCACAAATCCTAATAAATCCAGGCAGAATGTTCACACAAGGGCATGATTTATTTCTACCCTGTTAGGGAAAGTCAGTGTTTTTATTCATCTTGATTCACATATTCATAGTCACCAGATGTCCCCCAATCCATcccatatatttttctttctcaaatAATTATCACACTATAATTAAAGAGtaaaacagattttgttttctaaacaaacaCGTGATGTAGACTCTTTACAAATAAGGGGGAATAACAATTGGTCAAATTTGGTCAACGCTTCTATTTGTTTTGTTCAACCTTTGATGatattggtaaattatgatTTCAAAATATCAGTCAAACAGGGTTGAATGAAGAATATAAGGGTGAAAAGCAATACCAACATTTTCTATATAACATAGAAAAAACAGACTAATAAaacatctacagtatctcacaagtgagtacacccctcccatttttgtaaatatttgattatatcttttcatgtgacaaacctgaagaaattacacttttctacaatgtaaagtagtgagtgtacagcttgtataacagtgtaaatttgctgtcccctcaaaataacacaacacacagccattgatgtctaaaccgctggcaactaaagtgagtacacccctaagtgaaaatgtccaaattgggcccaaagtgtcaatattttgtgtggccaccattattttccagcactgccttaaccctcttgggcatggagttcaccagagcttcacaggttgccactagggtccttttccactcctccatgacgacatcacggaactggtggatgttagagaccttgaccaccttccgtttgaggataccccacagatgctcaatagcgtctaggtctggagacatgcttggccagtccatcacctttattctcagcttctttagcaaggctgtggtcgtcttggaggtgtgtttggggtcgttatgatgttggaatactgccctgcctgcccagtctctgaagggaggcgatcatgctctgctttagtatgtcacagtacgttggcattcatggttccctcaatgaactgtagctcccaaATGCTGGCatcactcatgcagccccagaccatgacactcccaaaCCATGCATGACTGTTGGCAAGACACActtctcacctggttgccgccacacacgcttgacaccatctaaaccaaataagtttatcttggtctcatcagaccacaggacatggttccagtaatccatgttcttagtctgcttgtcttcagcaaactgtttgcaggctttcttgtgcatcatctttagaagaagcttccttctgggacgacagccatgcagaccaatttcaTGCAGTGTGCgtcgtatggtctgagcac
This genomic window from Esox lucius isolate fEsoLuc1 chromosome 7, fEsoLuc1.pri, whole genome shotgun sequence contains:
- the pygma gene encoding glycogen phosphorylase, muscle form codes for the protein MSKPLSDHDRKKQISVRGLAGPENVAELKVAFNRHLHFTLVKDRNVATKRDYYFALANTVRDHLVGRWIRTQQYYYEKDPKRVYYISLEFYMGRTLQNTMVNLALENACDEAIYQLGLDMEELEDMEEDAGLGNGGLGRLAACFLDSMASLGLAAYGYGIRYEFGIFNQKIVNGWQVEEADDWLRYGNPWEKARPEYMRPVKFYGRTEHSPSGVKWVDAQVVLALPYDTPIPGYRNNIVNTMRLWSAKAPCDFNLKDFNVGGYIQAVLDRNLCENISRVLYPNDNFFEGKELRLKQEYFVVAATLQDIIRRFKVSKFGSREIARTDFNELPNKVAIQLNDTHPAMAIPELMRVLVDEEKLDWDVAWNICTRTCAYTNHTVLPEALERWPIDLFHHLLPRHLEIIFEINRRFLEFVASKYPGDSDRLARMSLIEEGPCKKVNMAHLCIVGSHAVNGVARIHSEILIATLFKDFYELEPHKFQNKTNGITPRRWLVMCNPGLAEVIAERIGEDFVRDLDQLKKLLKFINDDAFIRDIAKIKQENKLKFAVHLEEHYKVKINPQSMFDFQVKRIHEYKRQLLNCLHMITYYNRIKKEPNKHWTPRTIMVGGKAAPGYHTAKMIIRLITAIGEVVNNDPVIGDRLKVLFLENYRVTLAEKAIPSADLSEQISTAGTEASGTGNMKFMLNGALTIGTMDGANVEMAEEAGEENLFIFGMRVEDVDAMDAGKGYHATEYYNRIPELKQAMDQIAGGFFSPKQPDLFKELVDLLMHHDRFKVFADYESYIKCQEKVNELYKKPKEWTKKVIHNIAGCGKFSSDRTISQYAREIWGVEPSLEKIPAPDEQLK